The Acinetobacter chinensis genomic sequence CTGCATTCATACCCAATACACCACGTGGCATGGTGTCACGTGCATATTCGATTTCAAGCATTGTACCTTCCAGGATCATCTGAACGATTTCTTCCTGGAATTCAGCTGTCCATAAACCTGGGTTTTCAATCTTGATCTGGTTGATCATATCGATACCGAAGTTCAGGTGCATGGATTCATCACGTAAAATGTACTGGAACTGCTCAGCAACACCGTTCATTTTGTTACGGCGACCCATAGACAGGATCTGGCTGAAACCACAGTAGAAGAAGATCCCTTCAAGTACGCAATAGAAAGCAATCAGGTTACGAAGTAATATCTGATCGTTTTCAGGTGTTCCAGTTTTGAAAGTAGGATCACTTAAAGACTGTGTATATTTCAGACCCCATGCAGCTTTACGTGCTACTGATGGAACTTCACGGTACATATTGAAGACTTCGCCTTCATCCATACCCAGGGATTCAATACAGTACTGGTACGCATGTGTATGAATCGCTTCTTCAAATGCCTGACGTAATATGTACTGACGGCATTCTGGGTTAGTAATGTGACGGTAAATCGCCAGTACCAGGTTGTTTGCAACCAGTGAATCTGCTGTAGAGAAGAAGCCCAGTGAACGCATCACAATGGTACGTTCATCATCAGTCAAGCCATTTTCAGATTTCCACAACGCGATGTCGTGGTTCATGTTGACTTCCTGAGGCATCCAGTGGTTTGCACATCCGTCCAGGTATTTCTGCCATGCCCATTCGTATTTGAACGGTACCAGCTGATT encodes the following:
- a CDS encoding ribonucleotide-diphosphate reductase subunit beta, which encodes MSILSWDDFEDDEQKPAAQPDQSAPVEQKKATDSQVVSDAQQSSQNLATAQPAGTGQRATKHSTDSMARASAALETLDVAPGLEELEMGAQRVQVDDKAMINCRADLNQLVPFKYEWAWQKYLDGCANHWMPQEVNMNHDIALWKSENGLTDDERTIVMRSLGFFSTADSLVANNLVLAIYRHITNPECRQYILRQAFEEAIHTHAYQYCIESLGMDEGEVFNMYREVPSVARKAAWGLKYTQSLSDPTFKTGTPENDQILLRNLIAFYCVLEGIFFYCGFSQILSMGRRNKMNGVAEQFQYILRDESMHLNFGIDMINQIKIENPGLWTAEFQEEIVQMILEGTMLEIEYARDTMPRGVLGMNAAMMEEYLKFIANRRLAQLGLPEQFAGVNNPFQWMSEMMDLRKEKNFFETRVTDYQTGGALSW